In Alteribacter lacisalsi, a genomic segment contains:
- a CDS encoding UbiA-like polyprenyltransferase, producing the protein MRKLKIILEMIKFEHTVFALPFAFLGAVVGSLLINGHWPTVHHWVWITLAMVGARSAAMSLNRLIDARIDKANPRTADRAIPAGLLSRLETVLFIVFSFVLLFVSAFQLNMLAVYLLPLAVFFLVIYSYTKRFTWLCHVVLGITIAIAPLGGWVGTTGTLTWEAMLIFLAVAFWTAGFDVIYATQDADYDRGAGLYSIPSRFGIARALKIAKGFHAVSFVSMLALFFLTPLGWVFLTGVFIAGAIMVYEHSLVSPEDLSKVNVAFFTMNGIISIVLLIFTIGDLLL; encoded by the coding sequence ATGAGAAAATTAAAGATAATACTGGAAATGATTAAATTCGAACATACCGTTTTCGCCCTGCCTTTTGCATTCCTTGGAGCTGTGGTGGGAAGCCTGCTCATAAATGGTCACTGGCCGACTGTTCATCACTGGGTATGGATTACACTCGCCATGGTTGGTGCGAGAAGTGCGGCAATGAGTCTGAACCGGCTGATCGATGCACGGATTGACAAAGCAAATCCAAGAACTGCAGACCGGGCAATCCCGGCGGGGCTCCTTTCAAGGCTGGAAACAGTGCTGTTTATTGTTTTCTCCTTCGTCCTCCTGTTTGTTTCCGCTTTTCAGCTTAATATGCTGGCTGTTTACCTGTTGCCGCTCGCGGTCTTTTTTCTTGTCATTTATTCGTATACCAAGCGTTTTACCTGGCTTTGTCATGTGGTGCTCGGGATTACGATTGCCATTGCCCCTCTCGGAGGATGGGTTGGTACGACAGGAACCCTCACATGGGAAGCCATGCTCATCTTTCTGGCAGTGGCATTCTGGACAGCCGGTTTTGATGTGATTTATGCGACTCAGGATGCTGATTACGACAGAGGTGCTGGACTATACTCCATTCCAAGCAGATTCGGAATTGCCCGCGCCCTGAAAATTGCCAAGGGCTTTCATGCTGTCAGTTTTGTGTCCATGCTGGCGTTGTTTTTCCTTACGCCGCTCGGATGGGTATTCCTTACAGGTGTCTTCATAGCAGGTGCGATTATGGTTTATGAGCACTCCCTCGTCTCACCGGAGGATCTGTCTAAAGTAAACGTGGCGTTTTTCACGATGAACGGAATTATCAGTATCGTACTTCTTATTTTCACGATTGGAGATCTGCTTCTATGA
- a CDS encoding demethylmenaquinone methyltransferase, whose protein sequence is MAQSKEEKVHEVFQSISGSYDRMNAIISFQRHVSWRKDTMKLMKVEKGARALDVCCGTADWTLALAEAAGPEGEITGLDFSENMLEAGRKKVKEKNVRNISLVQGNAMELPFKDNSFDYVTIGFGLRNVPDFDHVIREMHRVVKPGGLVTCLETSQPSMLGFKQLYWLYFRRVMPIFGKMFAKSYQEYSWLQESAGTFPDKDSLADKFRTAGFSDVSYKSYAGGAAASHFARKPR, encoded by the coding sequence ATGGCGCAATCAAAGGAAGAAAAAGTACACGAAGTTTTTCAGTCTATTTCCGGAAGTTATGACCGTATGAACGCGATTATCAGTTTTCAGCGTCATGTATCATGGCGTAAGGATACGATGAAGCTAATGAAAGTGGAAAAGGGGGCACGCGCCCTTGATGTCTGCTGCGGAACCGCCGACTGGACCCTTGCTCTTGCGGAAGCTGCGGGGCCGGAGGGAGAAATTACCGGACTGGACTTCAGTGAAAATATGCTCGAAGCAGGCCGGAAAAAAGTAAAAGAAAAAAATGTACGTAACATCAGTCTGGTACAGGGAAATGCGATGGAACTGCCATTTAAGGACAATTCATTTGATTATGTGACAATTGGATTCGGGCTTCGAAATGTTCCGGATTTTGACCATGTAATCAGGGAAATGCACAGGGTAGTGAAACCTGGAGGGCTCGTTACCTGTCTTGAGACTTCACAGCCGTCCATGCTTGGATTTAAGCAGCTCTACTGGCTTTATTTCCGCCGGGTTATGCCAATCTTCGGAAAAATGTTCGCGAAAAGTTACCAGGAGTATTCATGGCTTCAGGAATCTGCAGGGACGTTTCCGGATAAGGATTCGCTTGCGGACAAATTCAGAACAGCCGGCTTCAGTGATGTCTCCTACAAATCTTACGCGGGCGGAGCTGCTGCCAGCCACTTTGCAAGAAAACCCCGCTGA
- a CDS encoding heptaprenyl diphosphate synthase component 1, protein MTISLDQMKDDIQTIERHFYEVIHHPYFSRYLSVPVIDHDLISILYYGMKKRGCSPLYIKNTILASLLVETALSVHDAVESDECMDERTRKERQLTVLSGDYYSSLYYYFLAKLGDVSLMQVFSRSIQAINEIKMLPYETDDSCSSSKNVRYLYKHTILTVNILKHLKLDSWIHAAEEFFYLKKLLKERKHLPGKKETELMMDILSALDGQDGEGTDSVSLIMEAIEESRRKIEAALPDWLPVRQYIHSRMQQLLEDNRIYHDFVAEEG, encoded by the coding sequence ATGACGATCTCACTGGATCAGATGAAAGATGACATCCAAACGATTGAGCGGCATTTCTATGAGGTGATCCATCACCCTTATTTCAGCCGTTATTTAAGTGTGCCTGTCATTGATCATGACCTGATCAGTATTCTCTACTACGGCATGAAGAAAAGGGGCTGTTCCCCGTTATACATAAAAAACACAATTCTTGCATCTCTTCTGGTAGAGACGGCATTATCCGTTCATGATGCTGTTGAATCTGACGAATGCATGGATGAACGGACCCGGAAGGAACGCCAGCTTACGGTCCTGTCAGGAGATTATTACAGCAGCCTGTATTATTATTTTCTGGCCAAGCTTGGTGATGTCTCGCTTATGCAGGTGTTCAGCCGTTCCATTCAGGCAATCAATGAAATCAAAATGCTGCCTTATGAGACGGATGATTCCTGCAGCAGTTCAAAGAATGTCCGGTACTTATATAAACATACGATTCTCACTGTAAATATTCTCAAGCACCTGAAACTCGATTCATGGATCCATGCTGCTGAGGAGTTCTTTTATCTGAAGAAACTTCTAAAAGAACGAAAGCATCTCCCTGGTAAAAAAGAGACGGAACTTATGATGGACATTCTTTCAGCCCTTGATGGACAAGACGGGGAAGGAACAGATTCAGTCAGTCTCATTATGGAGGCAATTGAAGAGAGCAGAAGAAAGATTGAAGCAGCATTACCGGACTGGCTGCCGGTTCGTCAGTACATCCATTCCCGTATGCAGCAGCTGCTGGAGGATAACCGGATCTATCACGATTTTGTTGCAGAGGAAGGGTAA
- the mtrB gene encoding trp RNA-binding attenuation protein MtrB, producing MAQPTEYIVIKALENGVNVIGLTRGSDTRFHHSEKLDRNEVMIAQFTEHTSAVKVRGKAVIQTSHGEMNTGE from the coding sequence ATGGCACAGCCGACAGAATATATCGTAATAAAAGCGCTTGAAAACGGTGTGAATGTTATTGGGCTGACCAGAGGCTCGGATACAAGATTCCATCATTCCGAGAAACTGGACAGAAACGAAGTCATGATCGCCCAGTTTACTGAACATACATCTGCAGTGAAAGTAAGAGGGAAAGCTGTGATCCAGACCAGTCACGGCGAAATGAATACCGGAGAATAA
- the folE gene encoding GTP cyclohydrolase I FolE, with translation MNEVNHDKIKKAVTMILEAIGEDPSREGLQDTPKRVAKMYAEVFEGLNQDPKEHFATVFGEDHEELVLVKDIPFYSMCEHHLVPFFGVAHIGYIPSGGKVTGLSKLARAVEAVCRRPQLQERITSTVADSIVETLDPQGVMVIVEAEHMCMTMRGVKKPGSKTMTSAVRGVFAEDQAARAEVLSLIRG, from the coding sequence ATGAATGAAGTAAATCATGATAAAATAAAGAAAGCAGTAACGATGATTCTTGAAGCAATCGGGGAGGATCCCTCCAGGGAAGGACTTCAGGATACACCAAAGCGTGTGGCAAAAATGTACGCAGAAGTTTTTGAAGGTCTTAACCAGGATCCAAAGGAACACTTCGCCACTGTATTTGGTGAAGATCACGAAGAACTTGTTCTGGTCAAGGATATTCCGTTTTACTCCATGTGTGAACACCATCTTGTTCCATTCTTCGGTGTTGCCCATATCGGCTATATACCAAGCGGGGGAAAAGTAACAGGTCTGAGTAAACTGGCAAGAGCTGTTGAAGCGGTTTGCCGGCGTCCGCAGCTTCAGGAGCGGATTACGTCTACAGTGGCGGACAGTATCGTAGAAACACTGGATCCGCAGGGCGTTATGGTTATTGTTGAAGCTGAACATATGTGCATGACGATGCGGGGCGTCAAAAAACCAGGCTCAAAAACAATGACATCCGCAGTAAGAGGCGTTTTTGCAGAAGACCAGGCCGCCCGTGCCGAAGTTCTTTCCCTGATCAGAGGGTAA
- a CDS encoding HU family DNA-binding protein, whose protein sequence is MNKTELINAVSEKTELSKKDATNAVDAVFDVITDSLQNSEKVQLIGFGNFEVRERAARKGRNPQTGEEIEIPASNVPAFKPGKALKDAVK, encoded by the coding sequence ATGAACAAGACAGAACTAATCAATGCTGTTTCCGAAAAAACGGAACTTTCCAAAAAAGATGCGACGAATGCAGTTGACGCTGTATTTGATGTAATCACAGACTCTCTTCAGAACTCTGAAAAGGTACAGCTGATCGGCTTCGGTAACTTCGAAGTACGCGAGCGTGCTGCCCGTAAAGGCCGTAACCCGCAGACAGGTGAAGAGATTGAAATTCCTGCAAGCAACGTACCAGCCTTTAAGCCTGGTAAAGCCCTTAAAGACGCAGTTAAGTAA
- the spoIVA gene encoding stage IV sporulation protein A, whose amino-acid sequence MEKFDIFRDIAERTGGDIYLGVVGSVRTGKSTFIKKFMELAVIPNIETEADRARAQDELPQSAAGKQIMTTEPKFVPNQAVSLHVDDGLDVNVRVVDCVGYAVPGAKGYEDENGPRMIHTPWYEDPIPFHEAAEIGTRKVIQEHSTLGVVVTTDGSIGEIPRHDYVESEQRVIEELKEVGKPFIVIVNSVHPHHPATENLRQSIEQEHDVPVLSMSIEGMTEQDINAVMREVLFEFPVHEVNVNLPSWVMVLKEEHWLRENYESAVRDTVKDIKRLRDVDRVVGHFTDYDFVAQAQLAGIEMGQGVAEIDLHAPDDLYDQILKEVVGVEIRGKDHLLELMQDFAYAKAEYDQVADALRMVKQTGYGIAAPSLADMSLDEPEIIRQGSRFGVRLKAVAPSIHMIKVDVESEFAPIIGTEKQSEELVRYLMQDFEENPLSIWNSDIFGRSLNSIVREGISAKLSLMPENARYKLKETLERIINEGSGGLIAIIL is encoded by the coding sequence GTGGAAAAGTTCGACATTTTCAGAGACATTGCGGAACGTACCGGGGGCGACATTTATCTCGGAGTCGTAGGGTCGGTACGTACCGGAAAGTCAACGTTCATTAAAAAGTTTATGGAGCTTGCCGTCATTCCAAACATTGAAACAGAGGCCGACCGGGCAAGAGCCCAGGATGAGCTGCCTCAAAGTGCAGCAGGAAAACAGATTATGACAACCGAGCCGAAGTTTGTTCCAAACCAGGCTGTTTCGCTTCATGTAGATGACGGTCTTGATGTTAACGTCCGTGTAGTTGACTGTGTCGGCTATGCTGTACCAGGTGCGAAAGGCTACGAGGATGAAAACGGACCCCGGATGATCCATACGCCTTGGTATGAGGATCCAATTCCGTTTCATGAAGCAGCAGAAATCGGTACTCGTAAAGTCATTCAGGAACACTCCACACTCGGAGTAGTTGTGACAACTGACGGCTCAATCGGTGAGATTCCCCGTCATGATTACGTAGAGTCAGAGCAGCGCGTAATTGAGGAACTCAAAGAGGTGGGCAAACCGTTTATCGTCATCGTAAACAGCGTGCATCCGCACCATCCTGCTACAGAGAACCTGCGCCAGTCCATCGAGCAGGAACATGACGTACCGGTGCTTTCTATGAGTATTGAAGGAATGACGGAGCAGGATATTAATGCCGTCATGAGAGAAGTTCTGTTTGAGTTCCCGGTTCACGAAGTAAATGTTAACCTGCCAAGCTGGGTAATGGTTCTTAAAGAGGAGCACTGGCTCCGTGAAAACTATGAATCAGCAGTGAGAGATACAGTAAAAGATATTAAGAGGCTGCGTGATGTGGACCGTGTGGTTGGCCATTTTACCGACTATGATTTTGTTGCCCAGGCACAGCTGGCAGGCATTGAAATGGGGCAGGGTGTTGCGGAAATTGACCTGCATGCACCGGATGATCTCTACGATCAGATTCTAAAAGAAGTTGTCGGCGTTGAAATCCGCGGCAAGGATCATCTGCTGGAATTAATGCAGGACTTCGCTTATGCAAAAGCGGAATACGATCAGGTAGCGGATGCGCTCCGCATGGTCAAACAGACCGGCTACGGCATTGCAGCACCGTCCCTTGCCGATATGAGTCTTGATGAGCCTGAAATTATCAGACAGGGCTCGCGGTTTGGTGTCAGGCTCAAAGCAGTTGCACCATCCATCCACATGATTAAGGTTGACGTGGAAAGTGAATTCGCACCGATCATCGGCACAGAAAAACAAAGCGAAGAACTGGTGCGCTATCTGATGCAGGATTTCGAGGAAAACCCGCTGTCCATCTGGAATTCCGATATTTTCGGACGCTCCCTGAATTCAATCGTACGGGAGGGAATATCCGCCAAGCTGTCACTTATGCCTGAAAATGCCCGGTATAAGCTTAAGGAAACACTTGAACGCATCATAAACGAAGGGTCCGGCGGCCTGATCGCCATTATTCTATAA
- a CDS encoding DUF2768 domain-containing protein, whose protein sequence is MDDGLTKMWISFIAMGLMFLSVVMTIISREKLRGWVQRSVLFVSFIFILVSFFIIFVVVFTGPVPE, encoded by the coding sequence ATGGATGACGGCTTAACAAAAATGTGGATCAGCTTCATTGCTATGGGGCTGATGTTTCTGTCTGTCGTAATGACAATTATTTCGAGGGAAAAGCTGCGCGGATGGGTGCAGCGTTCCGTGTTATTTGTAAGTTTTATTTTTATTCTCGTGTCATTTTTTATCATTTTTGTAGTGGTGTTTACCGGCCCGGTGCCGGAATAA
- a CDS encoding stage VI sporulation protein F: MDEKNKNPLFDQIQQKTNVKQADLFKLAQSAGKTDLKNEQNVRQLIRQVALVANVQVSKKKEDELVKAILSNNVPMDFGTLSKMFNKNGGN, translated from the coding sequence ATGGACGAAAAGAACAAAAATCCTCTGTTCGATCAGATTCAGCAGAAAACAAATGTTAAGCAGGCGGACCTGTTTAAGCTTGCCCAGTCTGCCGGCAAGACTGATCTGAAAAATGAACAGAACGTCCGGCAGCTTATAAGGCAGGTTGCCCTGGTGGCTAACGTGCAGGTTTCAAAAAAGAAAGAGGATGAACTCGTCAAAGCCATTCTTTCTAATAACGTACCGATGGATTTTGGTACACTTTCAAAAATGTTTAATAAAAACGGCGGTAATTAG
- a CDS encoding NAD(P)H-dependent glycerol-3-phosphate dehydrogenase, producing MASITVLGSGSWGTALSIVLADNGHDVLLWGRSKKAADEINSSHTNEKYLPGITLPESITATIDLEKAVGHGDTLLFVVPTKAMRAVLKEVNGLLDRPVMMIHASKGIEPDTYLRVSQIIEEEVPAEKRRAVVVLSGPSHAEEVSLRQPTTVTSSSLNTEAAEEVQDLFMNQHFRVYTNPDLTGVEIGGSLKNIIAIGAGMTSGLGYGDNAKAALMTRGLAEIARLGMKLGANPLTFAGLSGLGDLIVTCTSVHSRNWRAGNMIGKGQSIDEVLNEMGMVVEGIRTTKAAYQLAGREEVDMPITKGLYDVLFNDKPPHEAVEELMGRVRKREVEDLKLGESDPLNDFEP from the coding sequence ATGGCATCTATTACGGTACTTGGATCAGGCAGCTGGGGAACAGCCCTTTCCATCGTGCTTGCTGATAACGGCCACGATGTTCTTTTGTGGGGCAGATCAAAGAAGGCTGCCGATGAAATTAACAGCAGTCATACAAACGAAAAGTATCTGCCCGGGATTACCCTTCCCGAATCCATTACAGCCACCATAGATCTTGAAAAAGCAGTGGGACATGGTGATACCCTCCTTTTTGTTGTGCCAACCAAAGCGATGCGGGCCGTGCTTAAAGAAGTGAACGGACTTCTGGACCGTCCTGTCATGATGATCCATGCGAGCAAAGGGATTGAACCTGATACATATCTGCGTGTATCCCAGATTATCGAAGAGGAAGTTCCGGCAGAAAAGCGCCGGGCAGTCGTTGTGCTTTCGGGGCCTTCTCACGCGGAGGAAGTAAGTCTGCGTCAGCCTACCACAGTAACCAGTTCCTCGCTCAATACTGAGGCTGCAGAAGAGGTTCAGGATCTGTTCATGAACCAGCATTTCAGAGTATACACGAACCCGGACCTCACTGGTGTTGAGATCGGAGGTTCCCTGAAAAATATTATTGCAATTGGAGCAGGGATGACGAGTGGACTGGGTTACGGTGATAACGCAAAAGCTGCTCTAATGACACGAGGGCTTGCTGAAATTGCCCGTCTCGGAATGAAACTCGGAGCGAACCCGCTTACTTTTGCAGGATTATCCGGGCTTGGGGATCTAATTGTAACCTGTACAAGTGTCCACAGCCGTAACTGGCGGGCAGGAAATATGATTGGTAAAGGTCAATCCATTGACGAGGTTTTAAACGAAATGGGTATGGTCGTAGAGGGAATCCGTACAACCAAGGCTGCGTATCAATTAGCTGGCCGTGAAGAAGTGGATATGCCGATTACAAAAGGTCTTTACGATGTTCTTTTCAATGATAAACCACCTCATGAAGCAGTAGAGGAGTTAATGGGCCGTGTGAGGAAACGGGAAGTGGAAGATTTAAAACTCGGTGAATCGGATCCTCTGAACGACTTTGAACCATAA
- the plsY gene encoding glycerol-3-phosphate 1-O-acyltransferase PlsY, whose protein sequence is MLLILAVIISYLIGSVSFSMIIGKKLRQVDIRQHGSGNAGATNTLRVLGKGPAAAVLLLDCFKGVAAVWIGLQLTGGDPAGAGAAGLAAIAGHNWPVYYGFRGGKGVATTIGVLASMVFVQALIAGAAAIIAIILTRYVSLGSLLFVSGTTVITLFMKDDNTYLIFLLVITALSFWRHRTNIARLTSGKESKLGEKTGTAGKGN, encoded by the coding sequence ATGTTACTTATACTTGCTGTTATTATTTCTTATCTTATAGGCTCTGTAAGTTTCAGTATGATCATCGGTAAAAAACTCAGGCAAGTCGACATCCGTCAGCACGGGAGCGGAAATGCAGGTGCCACCAACACGTTGAGAGTGCTGGGGAAAGGGCCGGCTGCGGCTGTACTTCTACTGGACTGTTTTAAAGGCGTGGCGGCTGTTTGGATTGGTCTCCAGTTGACCGGCGGCGACCCGGCTGGAGCAGGAGCTGCCGGGCTTGCAGCGATTGCCGGGCATAACTGGCCGGTTTATTATGGATTCAGAGGCGGGAAAGGTGTGGCCACAACTATTGGTGTACTGGCTTCCATGGTGTTTGTGCAGGCACTGATTGCCGGTGCGGCTGCTATTATTGCAATTATCCTCACCAGATACGTGTCTCTTGGATCCCTTCTTTTTGTATCGGGGACAACCGTTATTACCCTGTTCATGAAAGATGATAATACATATTTAATTTTTCTGCTTGTGATTACAGCTCTCTCATTCTGGCGCCACCGCACGAATATTGCCAGATTAACCAGCGGCAAAGAAAGTAAACTCGGAGAAAAAACCGGCACCGCCGGAAAGGGGAATTAA
- the der gene encoding ribosome biogenesis GTPase Der, producing MPKPVVAIVGRPNVGKSTIFNRIVGERIAIVEDKPGVTRDRIYGPGEWLNHEFHVIDTGGIDVGDEPLLAQMRYQAELAIDEADVIVFVVNGRDGITGADEEVAQMLFRSKKPVVLGVNKMDDPSLHEKMYEFYSLGIGDPVAISGSHGLGLGDLLDSVAEHFPKEGDDDYDEDTIRISLIGRPNVGKSSLVNAILGEDRVIVSDIPGTTRDAIDTPFEKDGQDYVIIDTAGMRKKGKVYESTEKYSVIRAMRAIERSDVVLMVINGEEGMIEQDKRIAGYAHEEGRAVIIVVNKWDAVEKDDSTLREFEQKIRDEFLFMDYAPLVFVSAKTKQRLHKILPMVNEVSEFHNQRVPTNVLNDLIVDAVTMNPTPTDHGGRRLKINYATQVAVAPPTFVLFVNDPELLHFSYRRYLENKIRDTFTFTGTPIRILARKKND from the coding sequence ATGCCCAAACCGGTAGTAGCTATTGTTGGCCGTCCGAACGTAGGAAAGTCAACAATCTTTAACCGAATTGTAGGAGAACGGATTGCCATTGTCGAAGATAAACCGGGGGTTACCCGTGACAGGATTTATGGTCCGGGCGAATGGCTGAATCATGAGTTTCATGTCATTGATACAGGCGGTATTGATGTAGGAGATGAACCGCTGCTTGCCCAGATGCGGTACCAGGCCGAACTGGCAATTGATGAAGCAGATGTCATTGTGTTTGTTGTAAATGGACGCGACGGGATTACAGGTGCCGATGAAGAGGTGGCACAGATGCTGTTCCGCTCGAAAAAACCCGTCGTACTTGGTGTTAATAAAATGGATGATCCGTCTCTCCATGAAAAAATGTACGAGTTTTACAGCCTCGGAATCGGCGATCCGGTTGCGATTTCAGGTTCTCACGGGCTTGGGCTCGGTGATTTACTTGACAGCGTAGCTGAGCATTTTCCAAAAGAGGGGGACGATGATTACGATGAGGATACAATCAGAATCAGTCTGATTGGCCGTCCAAATGTCGGAAAAAGCTCCCTTGTAAATGCGATCCTTGGAGAAGACCGTGTTATCGTCAGTGATATTCCAGGGACTACTCGTGATGCTATTGATACACCTTTTGAAAAAGACGGGCAGGATTATGTGATCATTGACACTGCTGGAATGAGGAAAAAAGGAAAAGTGTACGAGAGCACGGAAAAGTACAGCGTGATCCGTGCCATGAGAGCAATAGAACGCTCTGATGTTGTTCTGATGGTCATTAACGGGGAAGAAGGAATGATTGAACAGGACAAGCGGATTGCGGGCTACGCTCATGAAGAGGGCCGTGCCGTCATTATTGTCGTGAACAAATGGGATGCTGTAGAAAAAGACGACAGTACGCTGCGTGAATTCGAACAGAAAATCAGAGATGAATTTCTGTTTATGGACTACGCCCCGCTTGTATTCGTATCAGCTAAGACGAAACAGCGGCTTCACAAGATTCTTCCTATGGTGAACGAAGTGAGCGAATTTCATAATCAGCGTGTACCTACGAACGTCCTGAATGATCTGATCGTGGATGCCGTCACTATGAATCCCACACCAACCGATCACGGCGGGCGCCGTCTTAAAATCAATTATGCCACGCAGGTCGCCGTTGCTCCGCCGACATTTGTCCTGTTTGTTAACGATCCGGAACTTCTTCACTTTTCATACCGGCGTTACCTGGAGAACAAAATTCGCGATACGTTTACGTTTACAGGAACCCCGATCCGGATTCTTGCCAGAAAGAAAAACGACTGA
- a CDS encoding YphA family membrane protein produces MDGFWFYWTAWLAFIYSAFFTTRHTYVILLYICSIITASYFSVSTPGAELNGAALLLALGGCAIIIKSRKRLVWGLFCSLGVALLLGWLEYVYYFEPVWMLLPFEIVLACTAAILLILLGRDFAFRSAVLFTGFFQGGAAFSYFAAMLDPGRYSGITTGVLSQLDILALAFLAVSFWSALEWSAVSLRTIVLPHQPVPALTRRKVNI; encoded by the coding sequence TTGGACGGTTTCTGGTTTTACTGGACTGCGTGGCTGGCATTTATTTATAGTGCATTTTTTACGACCAGGCATACGTATGTCATTCTGCTGTATATTTGCAGTATTATCACGGCATCTTACTTTTCCGTATCCACGCCTGGTGCTGAACTGAACGGTGCTGCTCTGCTGCTTGCACTTGGTGGATGCGCCATAATAATCAAAAGCCGGAAGCGGCTTGTCTGGGGGCTGTTCTGCTCACTAGGGGTGGCTCTATTATTAGGATGGCTTGAGTACGTCTACTATTTTGAACCTGTCTGGATGCTCCTGCCATTTGAAATTGTCCTGGCATGTACTGCTGCCATACTGCTGATTTTACTTGGGCGGGACTTTGCTTTCCGTTCAGCTGTTTTGTTCACTGGTTTTTTTCAGGGGGGAGCAGCTTTCTCGTATTTTGCAGCCATGCTGGACCCCGGTCGTTACAGTGGAATCACGACTGGCGTGCTCAGCCAGCTTGATATACTCGCGTTAGCCTTTCTGGCAGTAAGTTTCTGGTCTGCTCTTGAGTGGAGTGCAGTCTCCTTAAGAACGATTGTATTGCCGCATCAGCCGGTACCAGCACTAACTCGGAGAAAGGTGAATATCTGA
- a CDS encoding YpzI family protein, whose amino-acid sequence MGKDRQEKKLKQSRKVESDRDQSLHFKGAAEMESPESASSSTRQRER is encoded by the coding sequence ATGGGAAAAGACCGCCAGGAAAAGAAACTGAAACAATCACGCAAGGTTGAATCCGATCGTGACCAATCGCTGCATTTTAAAGGGGCTGCGGAAATGGAATCACCTGAAAGTGCTTCTAGCAGCACCCGCCAGCGTGAAAGATAA
- the fni gene encoding type 2 isopentenyl-diphosphate Delta-isomerase — MSRAQRKIDHLRGAMNSGLSEHSGLEDIRFVHQSVSEVNTGDISLEAKVGELVFSSPVFINAMTGGGGDATEKINAALAEAAAELNIPVAVGSQMSAIKDPAERRSYEVVRKSNPNGLVFANVGSEASSAQAMECIDMLQADAIQIHLNVIQELVMPEGDRDFTGTLERIRLISEACSIPVIVKEVGFGMSRESAGLLYDAGAAVIDAGGFGGTNFSRIENERRKKQMTFFNDWGIPTACSVAEVASVDTDKPVFASGGIRSAMDIAKCLALGASAAGMAGQMLKWVEQGGTACVVENIRHVEEELKWIMTALGIKDVQSFLRVPVVISGHTYHWLAERGIKTEVFSRRSLLDG; from the coding sequence ATGAGCAGGGCACAACGTAAAATCGATCACCTTCGTGGAGCCATGAATTCAGGCTTGTCGGAACATTCCGGTCTTGAAGATATAAGGTTCGTTCATCAGAGCGTTTCTGAAGTTAACACCGGAGATATCAGCCTGGAAGCTAAAGTCGGTGAACTGGTATTCAGTTCGCCGGTTTTTATTAATGCCATGACGGGCGGGGGCGGCGATGCAACTGAAAAGATTAATGCTGCACTTGCCGAAGCGGCAGCGGAACTTAACATTCCCGTTGCAGTCGGCTCACAAATGTCCGCAATTAAGGATCCTGCTGAAAGACGCTCCTACGAAGTCGTACGAAAAAGCAATCCGAATGGGCTTGTATTTGCCAATGTTGGCAGTGAAGCCTCCTCGGCTCAGGCAATGGAATGTATCGACATGCTGCAGGCTGATGCGATCCAGATTCATCTGAATGTGATTCAGGAACTGGTGATGCCGGAAGGAGACAGAGATTTTACCGGAACACTTGAGCGCATCCGCCTTATTTCCGAAGCGTGTTCAATTCCTGTTATCGTTAAGGAAGTCGGTTTTGGTATGAGCAGGGAATCGGCAGGCCTCCTGTACGATGCCGGGGCAGCTGTTATTGATGCAGGCGGTTTTGGAGGCACCAATTTTTCGCGAATTGAAAATGAACGCCGGAAGAAGCAGATGACGTTTTTTAACGATTGGGGCATTCCAACTGCCTGTTCTGTCGCAGAGGTCGCTTCTGTAGATACAGACAAGCCTGTTTTTGCAAGCGGTGGTATCCGCTCTGCAATGGACATTGCAAAGTGTCTAGCCCTGGGAGCGTCGGCTGCCGGTATGGCCGGACAGATGCTTAAATGGGTGGAGCAGGGTGGAACAGCTTGTGTCGTTGAAAATATCAGACATGTGGAAGAGGAACTCAAGTGGATTATGACTGCGCTCGGGATTAAGGATGTCCAGTCCTTTTTACGAGTACCGGTCGTCATCAGCGGACATACATACCACTGGCTTGCCGAGAGAGGAATTAAGACAGAGGTATTCAGCCGCAGATCACTTCTGGATGGTTAA